A single genomic interval of Terriglobus albidus harbors:
- a CDS encoding DinB family protein, whose product MRTARRLLLFTLTGTRKLHTWTYSSLSLVLDHLSTIPEEEYVRALPGFGLPTLRAQVIHIFNCEAFWIHTLQAARFKDEDAANWPTISDARLLQSRVGANTLAYLSGLTDEQLNTDTTLHFPDGDTAIRTPALILHHVLTHAFHHKGQIVSMCRTLGYPAPDTDLNQFE is encoded by the coding sequence ATCCGAACCGCAAGGAGGCTCCTTCTGTTCACGCTCACAGGAACCCGCAAGCTACATACCTGGACGTATTCCAGCCTCAGTCTTGTACTCGATCATCTCTCGACGATCCCCGAAGAAGAGTACGTGAGAGCACTTCCGGGCTTCGGTCTCCCAACACTTCGCGCGCAGGTCATTCATATCTTTAACTGTGAAGCTTTCTGGATCCACACCCTTCAGGCAGCCCGCTTCAAGGATGAGGATGCTGCCAACTGGCCTACCATCTCCGATGCCAGACTCCTGCAGAGCCGCGTCGGCGCAAACACGCTTGCCTACCTGTCAGGCCTGACGGACGAGCAACTCAACACAGATACAACGCTGCATTTCCCGGACGGAGACACGGCCATCCGCACCCCGGCGCTGATCCTTCATCACGTCTTGACCCACGCCTTCCATCACAAAGGCCAGATCGTCTCCATGTGCCGCACCCTGGGCTATCCCGCTCCCGACACCGATCTCAACCAATTCGAGTGA
- a CDS encoding TIGR03435 family protein: MTSPSQERHKKNEHIRQSCRLHSAPARRHQLRSSVTKGHADLIWSYAKQLRYACLLLSGALTLPLSAQSAPRPPAWQIEAGGKASFEVASIKPSSPDAPSPSNVPIGPQVNFTPTGGLFTADATVERYIYFAYKLFLTPSQKDALMATLPKWVTNQRFVIKARAQGDPTKDQYRLMMQSLLAERFKLAVHFEPKRLPVFALGFVKEGRFGPYLRLHTAGPSCNVPAAPDGSPAHATSEKPINGTPEYPFWCGGETAIVLSPRLAEWGIRDSTMAYLAADLPGLPPTPFDRPIVDETGVKEKIDFALVWNWHPSADQATETTPEAQRDPREVSMEEALRDQLGLKLRPTEAVIDTFVIDHIELPSEN, encoded by the coding sequence GTGACATCACCCAGCCAGGAACGTCATAAAAAAAACGAACACATCCGGCAGTCATGCCGTCTTCATAGTGCACCCGCACGACGGCACCAGCTTCGATCTTCGGTAACAAAAGGGCACGCAGACTTGATCTGGTCTTACGCGAAGCAATTACGATATGCCTGCCTGTTGCTCAGTGGAGCACTCACCCTTCCCTTGTCCGCACAATCAGCGCCTAGGCCTCCCGCATGGCAGATCGAAGCGGGCGGCAAAGCCAGCTTCGAGGTCGCGTCGATCAAACCCAGCAGTCCTGATGCACCATCACCTTCCAACGTACCGATCGGCCCTCAAGTCAACTTCACCCCTACGGGAGGCCTGTTTACCGCTGACGCCACAGTTGAGCGATATATCTATTTTGCTTACAAACTATTTCTTACTCCCTCGCAAAAAGACGCGCTCATGGCCACCCTGCCGAAATGGGTGACCAATCAACGCTTCGTGATCAAGGCGCGAGCACAGGGCGATCCTACAAAGGATCAATATCGCCTGATGATGCAGTCGCTGCTGGCTGAAAGATTCAAACTGGCAGTCCATTTCGAACCGAAGCGCCTTCCCGTATTTGCCCTTGGCTTCGTTAAAGAAGGCAGGTTTGGCCCCTATCTCCGCTTGCACACCGCCGGCCCTTCATGCAACGTTCCTGCCGCGCCCGACGGATCGCCGGCGCATGCTACATCCGAAAAACCTATCAACGGAACGCCTGAATACCCGTTCTGGTGCGGCGGAGAAACAGCAATAGTGCTCTCCCCCAGATTGGCCGAGTGGGGTATTCGCGACTCTACCATGGCATACCTTGCCGCCGACTTACCGGGGCTGCCACCGACGCCCTTCGATCGCCCCATCGTGGATGAAACCGGCGTGAAGGAGAAGATCGACTTCGCACTAGTATGGAACTGGCATCCCTCCGCAGATCAGGCCACGGAGACAACTCCGGAAGCACAAAGAGACCCGCGAGAGGTCTCTATGGAAGAAGCATTGCGAGATCAGCTCGGACTGAAACTGCGGCCCACCGAGGCGGTGATCGACACATTCGTCATCGACCACATCGAGCTTCCTTCAGAAAACTAG
- the atpA gene encoding F0F1 ATP synthase subunit alpha, whose product MAQIKADEITELLRQQIENYEQRVQVDEVGTVISLGDGIARIHGLDKVMAGELLEFPKGIAGLAMNLDEGQVGAVVLGDYTQISEGDQVKRTGTIMSVPVGEAMVGRVVNALGQPIDDKGPINTPHSLPIERIAPGVIDRQSVTEPMATGIKAIDSMIPIGRGQRELLIGDRQTGKTAVALDTIINSAKNDLICIYCAIGQKRSSVAQVVQTLEEKGAMAYTVVVAATASEPAPMSYLAPYTATAIGEYFRDNGKHALVIYDDLSKHAVAYREISLLLRRPPGREAYPGDVFYLHSRLLERSAKMSKEKGGGSLTALPIIETQAGDVAAYIPTNVISITDGQIFLETDLFNSGIRPAVNVGLSVSRVGFAAAIKATKQVGSTLKLDLAQYRELAAFAQFGSDLDPATQRQLARGQRLTELLKQPQFQPLPVENQVAILFAGTQGLLDDVEVKQLRAFEDGLFPFLEANGNGVLNDIATKKQLDDEVKKKLTEAITEYKKNFLAERKPKEVAAAKA is encoded by the coding sequence ATGGCTCAGATCAAAGCAGATGAGATAACCGAACTTCTGCGGCAGCAGATTGAGAACTACGAGCAGCGTGTACAGGTCGACGAGGTCGGCACGGTGATCTCGCTCGGCGACGGTATCGCCCGTATCCATGGCCTGGACAAGGTAATGGCCGGCGAGCTGCTCGAGTTCCCCAAGGGTATTGCGGGTCTGGCCATGAACCTGGACGAGGGCCAGGTCGGCGCCGTGGTTCTGGGCGATTACACCCAGATCAGCGAAGGCGACCAGGTCAAGCGCACGGGCACGATTATGTCGGTGCCGGTAGGTGAGGCGATGGTGGGCCGCGTGGTCAACGCGCTCGGCCAGCCGATCGACGACAAGGGACCGATCAACACGCCGCACTCGCTGCCTATCGAGCGTATCGCTCCGGGTGTCATCGACCGTCAGTCGGTGACCGAGCCGATGGCGACCGGTATCAAGGCCATCGACTCGATGATTCCGATCGGCCGTGGACAGCGTGAGTTGCTCATCGGCGACCGCCAGACCGGTAAGACAGCCGTTGCTCTGGACACCATCATCAACTCGGCGAAGAACGACCTGATCTGCATCTACTGCGCGATCGGTCAGAAGCGTTCGTCGGTAGCCCAGGTCGTACAGACTCTGGAAGAGAAGGGCGCGATGGCCTATACCGTCGTCGTCGCCGCGACGGCCTCCGAGCCGGCGCCTATGTCGTACCTGGCGCCGTACACCGCGACCGCAATCGGTGAGTACTTCCGCGACAACGGCAAGCACGCGCTGGTGATCTATGACGATCTGTCGAAGCACGCCGTGGCCTACCGCGAGATCTCGCTACTGCTGCGCCGTCCTCCGGGCCGTGAAGCTTACCCCGGCGACGTCTTCTATCTGCACTCGCGTCTGCTGGAGCGTTCGGCCAAGATGAGCAAGGAGAAGGGCGGCGGTTCGCTGACGGCTCTTCCGATCATCGAGACCCAGGCCGGCGACGTTGCGGCGTACATTCCGACCAACGTTATCTCGATCACCGACGGCCAGATCTTTCTCGAGACCGATCTGTTCAACTCGGGTATCCGCCCGGCCGTGAACGTAGGTCTGTCGGTAAGCCGTGTAGGATTCGCTGCCGCCATCAAGGCGACCAAGCAGGTGGGTTCGACGCTGAAGCTTGATCTGGCACAGTATCGTGAGCTCGCGGCCTTCGCGCAGTTCGGTTCGGATCTCGATCCGGCCACGCAGCGCCAGCTCGCCCGCGGCCAGCGCCTGACCGAGCTGCTGAAGCAGCCGCAGTTCCAGCCGCTGCCGGTGGAGAACCAGGTTGCGATTCTGTTCGCCGGTACCCAGGGTCTGCTGGACGATGTCGAAGTGAAGCAACTCCGCGCGTTTGAGGACGGTCTGTTCCCCTTCCTCGAGGCCAACGGCAATGGCGTGCTGAACGATATCGCCACCAAGAAGCAGCTCGATGACGAGGTCAAGAAGAAGCTGACCGAAGCCATCACCGAGTACAAGAAGAACTTCCTCGCGGAGCGTAAGCCGAAGGAGGTTGCGGCCGCCAAGGCCTAA
- the mrdA gene encoding penicillin-binding protein 2, whose translation MIEEKVATKEEKVSPLKLNMAQYFVVALLVILAGGLWRLQVVNAEGYRTQAEQNRVRKVPIMAPRGKIFDREGRLLVDNYASVSCYLLREPARDWSIELPMIAQGLHMTVEQIESVVRKYQFAPKYQPIPLKQDISPDEIAFIEAHRNELPELETLDEQRRLYPKGGFAAHLIGYVGEISENDLNREKYAFYQAGDVVGKSGVEATYDAVLRGTDGARDVIVDSRGHEVGQLGQQDPVPGQDLRLAVDLDLQVAAEKAMEGKSGAMVAIDPHTGEVLAMVSRPTYDPNQFAVRLSKEYWNQILKDPDHPMMNKAIQAQLAPGSTFKIIMSYAGLEEGVAQDMHVNCSGGGTFFGHFFGCDLHHGAVNIHNAIPLSCDTFYYTLAERLQIDTIAKYAASLGIGQKTGIDLPDEVSGTMPSTAWKLKNFHDKWYAGEVISVGIGQGAVQASPVQLARALSGIASGGSLRRPHVLLDGQLPAQYQKAIYDIYPGSGDKQVPLQPENWQIITDAMAETLNTGTAATAHLEGIDFIGKTGTAQVMSHLALARSGGGKRTVPNSWFVGMTPRRNPDIVVAVLWENGNGGWNSAKLAAQVVNTFVEKQRRKARNLLSSADVQKQKGNSLQNP comes from the coding sequence ATGATCGAGGAAAAGGTTGCGACAAAGGAAGAGAAGGTTTCTCCGCTGAAATTGAACATGGCGCAGTATTTTGTTGTGGCGCTATTGGTGATTCTGGCGGGGGGACTCTGGCGTCTACAGGTAGTTAACGCCGAAGGGTACCGCACCCAGGCCGAGCAGAATCGTGTTCGTAAGGTCCCGATTATGGCCCCGCGTGGCAAAATATTCGATCGCGAAGGGCGCTTATTGGTCGACAATTATGCCTCCGTCTCGTGCTATCTACTGCGCGAACCAGCAAGGGATTGGAGCATAGAACTCCCAATGATTGCTCAGGGATTGCATATGACGGTCGAGCAGATTGAAAGTGTCGTGCGCAAGTATCAATTTGCTCCCAAATACCAGCCGATTCCACTCAAGCAAGACATCTCTCCGGATGAAATTGCCTTCATCGAAGCTCATCGTAACGAGCTGCCAGAATTGGAAACGCTGGATGAACAGCGTCGTTTGTATCCCAAAGGAGGCTTTGCAGCCCATCTGATTGGCTATGTCGGCGAGATCAGTGAAAACGATCTCAATAGAGAAAAGTATGCGTTTTATCAGGCTGGCGACGTTGTCGGGAAGTCCGGAGTAGAAGCGACTTATGATGCGGTCCTCCGCGGTACAGACGGAGCACGAGATGTGATTGTAGACAGTCGCGGTCATGAGGTAGGCCAATTGGGACAGCAGGATCCAGTTCCCGGACAAGATTTGCGCTTGGCTGTTGATCTGGATTTGCAAGTCGCTGCAGAGAAAGCGATGGAAGGTAAGAGCGGCGCAATGGTCGCGATTGATCCGCACACAGGTGAAGTTTTAGCGATGGTTTCGCGGCCAACCTATGATCCAAATCAATTCGCCGTTCGCTTGTCGAAAGAATATTGGAACCAAATCCTGAAGGATCCTGATCATCCGATGATGAACAAGGCCATTCAAGCTCAATTGGCTCCAGGTTCGACTTTCAAAATCATCATGTCATACGCCGGTCTCGAAGAAGGGGTAGCCCAGGATATGCACGTTAATTGTTCTGGCGGCGGAACGTTTTTCGGGCACTTTTTTGGATGTGACCTGCATCATGGGGCAGTGAACATTCACAATGCCATTCCTCTAAGTTGCGACACTTTCTACTACACTCTGGCGGAACGTCTGCAAATTGACACAATCGCTAAGTATGCGGCTTCCCTTGGAATAGGGCAGAAGACTGGAATCGACTTGCCGGACGAGGTGAGTGGCACAATGCCGTCGACAGCCTGGAAGCTCAAGAACTTTCATGACAAATGGTACGCCGGTGAGGTGATATCAGTCGGCATTGGGCAAGGAGCCGTCCAGGCGTCACCGGTCCAATTAGCTCGCGCACTAAGCGGTATAGCTTCTGGTGGTAGTTTGAGACGTCCTCATGTGCTTCTCGACGGTCAACTCCCCGCTCAATATCAAAAAGCGATTTATGACATCTACCCGGGAAGTGGGGACAAACAAGTCCCGCTCCAACCCGAGAACTGGCAGATCATTACTGATGCCATGGCCGAAACACTCAATACAGGTACCGCCGCGACAGCGCATCTAGAGGGGATTGACTTTATTGGTAAAACCGGTACCGCTCAAGTGATGAGCCACTTGGCGTTGGCGAGATCCGGCGGGGGGAAAAGGACTGTCCCCAATTCATGGTTTGTCGGAATGACTCCTCGTCGTAATCCCGATATCGTAGTTGCGGTTCTCTGGGAGAATGGCAATGGGGGGTGGAATTCAGCAAAACTCGCTGCACAAGTGGTGAATACGTTTGTGGAGAAGCAGCGGAGGAAGGCCAGAAATCTTCTGAGCAGTGCAGATGTGCAAAAGCAAAAGGGAAATTCCCTCCAGAATCCGTAA
- the atpH gene encoding ATP synthase F1 subunit delta, translating into MADVTLRYAQAFADVVAAAQLDREQVRQQLDDFAGTLAGSRELRELLENPSIDQATKVKVLDAVGGKIGFSKQVRNFLAVLTAHDRMEMLGDVLDQYNAIADRQAGISEAEIISAHPLTGEDKALLEQKAGALAGGKVRASYKQDASLLGGAIIRIGSTLYDGSVKAQLAQLKQKLVNA; encoded by the coding sequence ATGGCGGATGTCACTCTTCGTTACGCGCAGGCTTTTGCGGATGTGGTGGCTGCAGCGCAGCTCGACCGCGAGCAGGTCCGCCAACAGCTCGATGACTTTGCCGGCACGCTGGCCGGCAGCCGTGAGCTTCGTGAGCTCCTGGAGAATCCGTCGATCGATCAGGCCACCAAGGTGAAGGTGCTGGACGCGGTGGGTGGGAAGATCGGCTTCAGTAAGCAGGTACGGAACTTCCTGGCGGTGTTGACCGCGCACGACCGCATGGAGATGCTGGGCGACGTGTTGGATCAGTACAATGCCATCGCTGACAGACAAGCTGGAATTTCGGAAGCTGAGATCATCAGCGCCCATCCTTTGACCGGCGAGGATAAGGCGTTGCTGGAGCAGAAGGCCGGAGCCCTGGCCGGTGGCAAGGTGCGCGCCAGCTATAAGCAGGACGCCTCGCTGCTGGGTGGAGCGATTATCAGGATTGGATCGACGCTGTATGACGGCTCGGTCAAGGCGCAGTTGGCCCAGTTGAAACAAAAGCTGGTCAACGCGTAA
- the atpD gene encoding F0F1 ATP synthase subunit beta — translation MAENIGHVVSISGPAVDVQFEESNMPPIYQALRITSEGFTTPHPIDVIVEVQQHLGEGRVRTVAMTATEGMVRGMKAQDTGGPITVPVGRETLGRVLNVLGQPVDELGPVQAKTFRSIHRLAPSFEEQSTSEEMFETGIKVVDLIQPFLKGGKIGLFGGAGVGKTVLIQELINNVAMKHGGFSVFAGVGERTREGNDLWHEFQESGVIDPHDWTKSKASLIYGQMTEPPGARLRVALTGLTIAEHFRDEEGADTLLFIDNIFRFTQAGSEVSTLLGRMPSAVGYQPNLATEMGQLQERITSTKKGSVTSVQAVYVPADDLTDPAPATTFAHLDATTVLSRALTEIGIYPAVDPLASNSRILIPRVVGDEHYRVAQAVKGILQRYKDLQDIIAILGIDELSEEDKITVARARKVQRFLSQPFHVAEIFTGNPGKYVKVADTVRSFKEIIEGKHDSIPEQAFYMKGSIEEVLEAAEKMKK, via the coding sequence ATGGCAGAGAACATTGGACACGTAGTTTCCATCAGCGGCCCGGCCGTTGACGTGCAGTTCGAAGAGTCGAATATGCCGCCTATCTATCAGGCGCTGCGTATCACCAGCGAGGGCTTCACGACGCCCCATCCCATCGACGTTATCGTCGAGGTGCAGCAGCACCTGGGCGAGGGCCGTGTGCGTACCGTCGCCATGACGGCGACCGAAGGTATGGTTCGCGGCATGAAGGCGCAGGACACCGGCGGCCCCATCACCGTTCCCGTGGGACGCGAGACCCTGGGCCGCGTGCTCAACGTTTTGGGTCAGCCCGTGGACGAACTTGGACCGGTTCAGGCGAAGACCTTCAGGTCGATTCACCGCCTGGCCCCGAGCTTCGAGGAGCAGTCGACCTCGGAAGAGATGTTCGAGACCGGCATCAAGGTCGTCGACCTGATCCAGCCCTTCTTGAAGGGCGGTAAGATCGGTCTGTTCGGCGGCGCCGGTGTAGGCAAGACGGTTCTGATTCAGGAGTTGATCAACAACGTCGCCATGAAGCACGGCGGCTTCTCGGTCTTCGCCGGCGTCGGCGAGCGTACCCGTGAAGGCAACGACCTCTGGCACGAGTTCCAGGAGTCGGGCGTTATCGATCCCCACGACTGGACCAAGTCCAAAGCCTCACTCATCTATGGCCAGATGACCGAGCCGCCGGGCGCGCGTCTGCGCGTGGCGCTGACCGGTCTGACCATCGCGGAACACTTCCGTGATGAGGAAGGCGCGGACACGCTGCTATTCATCGACAACATCTTCCGCTTCACGCAGGCTGGTTCCGAGGTATCCACGCTGCTGGGCCGTATGCCTTCGGCCGTAGGCTACCAGCCGAACCTGGCGACCGAGATGGGTCAGCTGCAGGAGCGTATTACCTCGACCAAGAAGGGTTCGGTTACGTCGGTACAGGCTGTGTACGTTCCGGCGGACGATCTTACCGATCCGGCTCCGGCGACGACCTTTGCTCACCTTGACGCCACCACCGTGCTCTCGCGTGCACTGACGGAAATCGGTATCTATCCGGCCGTCGATCCGCTGGCTTCGAACTCGCGCATCCTGATTCCGCGCGTGGTCGGCGACGAGCACTACCGTGTGGCCCAGGCCGTGAAGGGAATTCTGCAGCGCTATAAGGATCTGCAGGACATCATCGCGATTCTCGGCATCGACGAGCTTTCGGAAGAGGACAAGATTACCGTCGCCCGTGCACGTAAGGTGCAGCGCTTCCTGTCGCAGCCCTTCCACGTGGCCGAGATCTTCACCGGCAACCCGGGCAAGTACGTCAAGGTTGCCGACACGGTCCGCTCCTTCAAGGAGATCATTGAAGGCAAGCACGACAGCATTCCGGAGCAGGCCTTCTACATGAAGGGCTCGATCGAGGAAGTGCTCGAAGCCGCGGAGAAGATGAAGAAGTAA
- a CDS encoding TlpA disulfide reductase family protein translates to MRLPSRSVLLASVLFASVPLVAQTAATSHRKPTLPLQFGPVVKDAPVSAIRVLDFEPADGVDAPKVHGEEKLFRDSAGNTPSEISYDGGPATIYILDHVANLELTWQEGEKVAHQYPLKEARVAEKKTASYDADAPKIDGVPTHYSRGLDRNSEMVDSWYSAELQFALATVINTPGWGKTSFRFTHINQTEPDAKLFRAPEGMTVEKAGTPPPQPTLLADKKAEDVSPASVAAAAQPAYRSDPKFQKAYTEARKPGTAEDLVGRWKKTVKLSNGECIECLDHVIDMQRVTGAYKDMQNTAEQLDKVATSPSDKFHAKLTIGQALLQSNYGEPKRREAEQAEAQIRAALEIVPNNKVGIFEHGRVLAMLGRDDEAKSAFQKYVDLTKDSDRFHLRAVRFAETPHLATLPSAPPFKLVTAQGEEIELDDMHGKVVLLDFWATWCGPCKATLPTLQRIAKDFKDEPLVVLSISSDRDAAVWKKFVQEHNMDWPQYRDADGTLGNAYNVKAIPHYFTIDSNGVLQTEMIGSDADVRGKLKKLLKQAHESQEHTQSGQAGAEY, encoded by the coding sequence ATGAGACTGCCTTCGCGTTCTGTTCTGCTTGCTTCGGTTCTCTTTGCTTCCGTTCCACTGGTTGCTCAGACAGCGGCTACTTCGCATCGCAAGCCGACACTTCCGTTGCAGTTCGGTCCTGTCGTTAAGGACGCTCCGGTCTCCGCGATCCGGGTATTGGATTTCGAGCCGGCGGATGGGGTCGATGCGCCGAAGGTCCACGGGGAAGAGAAGCTCTTCCGGGACAGCGCGGGAAACACTCCATCGGAGATCAGTTACGACGGCGGCCCGGCAACGATTTACATCCTCGATCATGTAGCCAATCTTGAACTGACCTGGCAGGAAGGCGAGAAGGTTGCTCATCAGTATCCGTTGAAAGAGGCCCGGGTCGCGGAGAAGAAGACAGCCTCCTATGACGCCGACGCTCCGAAGATTGACGGCGTGCCGACGCACTATTCGCGTGGCCTGGACCGGAATAGTGAGATGGTGGATAGCTGGTATTCCGCTGAGCTGCAATTCGCGCTGGCTACGGTGATCAATACACCGGGCTGGGGCAAAACCAGCTTCCGCTTTACCCACATCAACCAGACAGAACCGGATGCGAAGCTGTTCCGTGCTCCGGAGGGGATGACGGTAGAAAAGGCCGGCACGCCGCCTCCTCAGCCGACTCTGCTTGCGGACAAGAAAGCAGAGGATGTATCGCCTGCGTCTGTTGCAGCGGCCGCTCAGCCTGCTTATCGCAGCGATCCTAAGTTTCAGAAGGCGTATACCGAGGCGCGTAAGCCAGGCACCGCTGAAGATCTGGTCGGGCGCTGGAAGAAGACTGTGAAGCTGTCAAACGGTGAGTGCATTGAGTGCCTCGACCATGTGATCGACATGCAGCGCGTCACGGGCGCTTACAAAGATATGCAGAACACCGCCGAGCAACTCGACAAGGTTGCTACGTCGCCTTCGGATAAGTTCCACGCCAAACTCACGATCGGCCAGGCGCTGCTGCAGAGCAACTACGGTGAACCGAAGAGGCGCGAGGCCGAGCAGGCAGAGGCCCAGATTCGCGCCGCCCTCGAGATTGTGCCGAATAACAAGGTCGGCATCTTTGAGCATGGGCGGGTGCTGGCTATGCTGGGCCGTGATGACGAAGCGAAATCTGCCTTCCAGAAATATGTTGACCTGACGAAGGATAGCGATCGTTTTCACCTGCGTGCTGTGCGCTTCGCCGAGACGCCGCACCTGGCTACGTTGCCCTCTGCTCCTCCGTTCAAGCTGGTAACCGCGCAGGGCGAGGAGATTGAGCTTGATGATATGCACGGTAAGGTCGTGTTACTCGACTTCTGGGCAACGTGGTGCGGACCGTGCAAGGCGACTCTGCCCACGCTTCAGCGGATTGCGAAGGATTTCAAAGATGAACCGCTGGTGGTGTTGAGTATCAGCTCCGACAGGGACGCTGCTGTCTGGAAGAAGTTTGTGCAGGAGCACAATATGGACTGGCCGCAGTATCGCGATGCCGACGGCACACTTGGCAACGCTTACAACGTCAAGGCCATTCCACACTACTTCACCATTGATTCGAATGGTGTCCTGCAGACGGAGATGATCGGTTCGGACGCCGATGTTCGCGGTAAGCTGAAGAAGCTGCTCAAGCAGGCGCACGAATCGCAGGAGCATACGCAGTCGGGGCAGGCTGGTGCGGAGTATTGA
- the atpC gene encoding ATP synthase F1 subunit epsilon — translation MAETTHNTGLLSVRLVTPQRVVVDTTAEAVELPSMSGYLETLYGASPLLAELGAGEVRLHGGASGNEKFFVAWGFAEVLPERVTILAEQAMRPSEINVEQAKAELLQGEKDWANAGDEAQAYDDANAEIRVAEEKIASAEGKAAH, via the coding sequence ATGGCCGAGACAACACACAATACGGGACTTCTCTCGGTGCGGCTGGTCACGCCGCAGCGCGTGGTGGTCGACACCACGGCTGAGGCGGTGGAGCTGCCGTCGATGTCCGGCTACCTGGAGACGCTGTACGGCGCCTCTCCGCTGCTGGCCGAGCTGGGCGCCGGCGAGGTTCGCCTGCACGGCGGCGCTTCGGGCAACGAGAAGTTCTTCGTAGCCTGGGGCTTTGCCGAGGTGCTGCCGGAGCGTGTGACCATCCTGGCCGAACAGGCAATGCGCCCAAGCGAGATCAACGTCGAGCAGGCAAAGGCAGAGCTTCTGCAAGGCGAGAAGGACTGGGCCAATGCCGGCGACGAAGCGCAGGCGTATGACGATGCCAATGCGGAGATCCGCGTAGCCGAGGAGAAGATTGCTTCGGCTGAGGGCAAGGCCGCTCACTAA
- a CDS encoding F0F1 ATP synthase subunit gamma, whose protein sequence is MPSVLDLRRRIRSVKNTRQITKAMKMVSAAKLRRAQEAALQARPYAQMITAVLESLQRRADIFDHTTGEALHPLLVQREEKNVLVVVVAGDKGFAGAFNSNIVRAASTFVRERESRGQNVDVEPVGRKAKDAFRRLFSQAVYERKTEKYDNDLSEHHEIIRHRAQRVELTGEHELMLARLDFNKVHAMVRDIVARFERAEIDSVYVVFNEFKSVIAQRVVVEKLLPIAKLGAPEITASEEMTTEQKEAAGHAARSAGVSTLEPEETVIEREAKKFGTADVDYIFDQSPARIFKHLMPKYIETQILHAMLESAAAEHAARMTAMDNATSNAGDMIDALSLTMNRARQAAITKELIEIVSGAAAL, encoded by the coding sequence ATGCCAAGCGTTCTCGATCTACGACGCCGTATCCGCAGCGTGAAAAACACGCGGCAGATCACCAAGGCGATGAAGATGGTTTCGGCGGCCAAGCTGCGCCGTGCGCAGGAGGCTGCGCTGCAGGCGCGTCCTTACGCGCAGATGATTACGGCTGTGCTGGAGTCGCTGCAGCGCCGCGCCGATATCTTCGATCACACAACCGGCGAAGCGCTTCATCCGCTGCTGGTGCAGCGCGAGGAGAAGAATGTCCTCGTCGTGGTGGTTGCGGGTGACAAAGGCTTTGCCGGAGCGTTCAACTCCAACATAGTGCGCGCCGCGTCGACCTTCGTACGCGAGCGCGAGAGCCGTGGCCAGAATGTGGATGTGGAGCCGGTGGGCCGCAAGGCGAAAGATGCCTTCCGTCGCCTGTTCTCCCAGGCCGTGTATGAGCGCAAGACGGAGAAGTACGACAACGATCTCTCTGAGCACCACGAGATCATTCGGCACCGTGCGCAGCGGGTGGAATTGACCGGTGAGCATGAGCTGATGCTGGCTCGCCTGGACTTCAACAAGGTGCATGCCATGGTGCGCGATATCGTCGCCCGTTTCGAACGGGCCGAGATCGACTCCGTGTATGTGGTCTTCAATGAGTTCAAGAGCGTGATCGCGCAGCGTGTGGTGGTTGAGAAGCTGTTGCCGATCGCCAAGCTGGGAGCTCCGGAGATTACTGCGTCGGAAGAGATGACGACGGAGCAGAAGGAAGCCGCGGGACATGCTGCACGCTCGGCCGGTGTCAGCACGCTGGAGCCCGAGGAGACCGTGATCGAGCGCGAGGCCAAGAAGTTCGGCACCGCCGATGTGGACTACATCTTCGATCAGAGCCCGGCACGCATCTTCAAGCACCTGATGCCGAAGTACATTGAGACCCAGATCCTGCACGCGATGCTGGAGTCGGCGGCTGCCGAGCATGCCGCGCGTATGACAGCGATGGATAACGCCACGAGCAATGCGGGCGACATGATTGACGCGTTGAGCTTGACGATGAACCGCGCACGCCAGGCGGCCATCACGAAGGAACTGATCGAGATTGTGAGCGGCGCGGCCGCTCTGTAA